A window of Miscanthus floridulus cultivar M001 chromosome 12, ASM1932011v1, whole genome shotgun sequence genomic DNA:
CGGCTCCTGGTACGCCCCACCCCCATTCCTCCTTCCTTTCCTGCAAAGTGCAACTTGCTCTCTGTGTCTCGGATTCGGATCACTTGCCCTGTTTCTGCGTGCGCTGTGCTCGCGTCTTTGCATCTGCCGCCCTAGCGCCGCCGTCTGGTGCGCACCGCTACGCTACTACTCTACAAAGTGCAGCGCCTTGGAATTCGGTTATCCTTAACAGATTATACGCACGAGCATGACGCGCAGCAAAGTCAATTCGCTGCGGCAATCTCATCCGACCACACGATTTTAGACGTCACCTGTGCCAGCACGCTGCCGACCTCGGCAGATCGCCGCACGTGGTGCGCGCGGCGCACAAGGCCAACCAGCAACCTAGGGTCAGGGTCCCAGGGAGGAAGCGCCGTGCCGCCCATGGCGGCCGACCCGCCCGACGGGACCAAACGATCGAGTTGCCTGCTTCCGGCTAGTTGCCGTGGGAGTATGGACTACTACTATGGAGCATCCGGGCATGGCGCGGCCTGATCGCCTGGTCTGGTCGGCCGGTAAAAAATGGTGCCCGTTTCGCTTTCTATCCGGGGTACCCCACCTCGCGTGGTCTGCGCCGCGCGGCAGGCAACCCACGGCCGCCACGTCCAACCGACCGCCCAACCGCACCGAGGCAAAGCTTCCACCAATCCACCACCCCCTCCTTCCTTCCTGCACTAGAGGCCGAAAGCGGCACCGACCGCAGTTTCGGTCTCCGCTCCGCTGCAAATTCCATTCTTCTCCGGCACCGGCCCTGCCACCCCCATAAAATTCGATATCTTGGCAGGCGCGTCCATTGAAGCACCCTTCTGAAGTTCTGATCTAGAGCTTCACAGAGACAACGAGCTTCCTCTTCCAGTTCCCAGCTCTCCTGTCAGCCCGAGAACCAGTGCCAAATCGAAAACACACTCAAGTCTCGAGATAGCAGAGTCCTCAGCTGAGGTTTGACTCCAGCTACTGCCTCACTGACTGACCGCCGATAAAGTAGTAGCAGTGTAGCACAGCATACCAGCTGCTCACTCATAGCAAAGCTTGCATACCACGACCATGCTGAGCACAACGCGGGCATCGCCGAAGGcgacctccctcccctcctcttgGGCCTCTCAGACGGCGATCCCGCTCCACCCCGTCTCCCGCCGCAACCGAGCGCTCCGCCTTCTCGCGCTCCCCTCCCCGTCCGCGCCGCGGCAGAGGCGTAGTAGGCCCGGCCTTCCTCCCGCCCGCGCGGGGCTCGTCGCCACCGCGGCAATGCCGACGGCGCCGGAGCCCAAGAAGGCGCGCGTCCTGGTGGTCGGCGGCGGCATCGGCGGCCTGGTCTTCGCGCTCGCCGCCAAGCGGAAGGGGTTCGAGGTGCTGGTGCTGGAGCGGGACATGAGCGCCGTCCGCGGGGAAGGGAGGTACCGCGGCCCGATCCAGCTGCAGAGCAACGCGCTCGCCGCGCTCGAGGCCGTCGACGCCGCTGCGGCCGACGAGATCATGGACTCTGGCTGCATCACGGGGGACCGCGTCAACGGCATTGTCGACGGCGTCTCTGGCTCCTGGTAAGGGAGGCAGTGGGGGTCGTTCCCGCGCCAGAGCCAAATTCTTGCACCAAGTCACCATGAATTTGATTGTTTTTTACGCTACCTGGAGAAAATTTTGACTTCCTTTGGCCGGTGCTAGTGTAATTTAGTGCGACAAGGGTTCATTTGTCTGCAGTATTGGCAGTTAGTACGAACCAATTGGTGGTTGGCTAGTCGTTATGGTCGCCTGTTTCAGTTGATTGTAGTAGATACTATCGTTAACACGCAAGTCTCTTATTACTACTAGATCTAAAGAGATATATATAGCTGCCGAATTTTTTTCGGTGCTTATTTTACAGCTTTTGTTTGCAAATTTCCATGGGGTCTCTTTTTTTTTGCGTGGTTAGCTTTAACTTAGATATTCCTTTGCTGGAGGCAGCCATTTGACAGTGCCAAGTTGGATTCAGGTACATCAAGTTTGATACGTTTACTCCTGCCGCTGAGCGGGGGCTCCCAGTCACAAGGGTCATTAGCCGCATGACGCTGCAACAAATCCTTGCTCGAGCAGTTGGTGATGATGCTATATTGAATGGAAGCCATGTAGTCGATTTTATAGATGATGGCAGTAAGGTGAATGAGCAAATATGTTTTTGTGGCCATGTCAACTTCAATTTGGCTGCAAGAGTTGCCATTGCCTGTCTCTAAACTTGCAGTGTTTGTCGGTTGAGTGTAGGTTACTGCGATATTGGAGGACGGTAGAAAATTTGAAGGTGACCTTTTGGTTGGTGCCGATGGAATATGGTCAAAGGTAATACAATTAATTCTCCTTTTGGTCAGAAACAAGCACAAACGGAACCTGATTTGCTTGAAGTTTCCTTTTCTGGATAGGTGAGGAAGACACTATTCGGGCATTCAGACGCCACCTATTCCGGTTACACTTGCTACACTGGAATTGCAAATTTTGTGCCACCTGATATCGATACAGTTGGGTATGTTACATGGATCATGGAATGATGGGCGTGATTTTCAGATTGACTGAAATTTCGTTGTGCCATAACCATGTCCTCCATTTTCCTCTGTTGAAGGTACCGAGTATTTCTTGGTCACAAACAATACTTCGTCTCTTCAGATGTCGGTGCTGGTAAAATGCAATGGTATGCTTTTTACAATGAAGAGGCTGGTGGCACTGACCCTGAAAATGGTGTGTCCTTCTTACAGAAGTTTTCATGCTTAATTCGTGAAATAGATACTGCCTCATTGTAAGTTGTGATCAAAATGAGAACAATACTTCTGATATGCCCCCCACAAGCTTTATCATCTGCTTAATGTTAACAGGCAAAAAGAAAAGATTGCTTGAGATATTTGACGGATGGTGTGACAATGTCGTTGATTTGATAAACGCAACTGATGAAGAAGCGGTTCTTCGCCGGGATATATACGACCGCCCACCTACTATTAATTGGGGGAAAGGTCGTGTCACCTTGCTTGGTGATTCTGTGCATGCTATGCAGCCAAATCTGGGTCAAGGTGGCTGCATGGCTATTGAGGTATGCAATTTCTTAGCCTACCATGGATATGTTCTGGTGTTGATATCTATTACGTAACACAATAACCACCTTGTATTTGTTTCTGTAGGATGGTTACCAGCTGGCTGTAGAGCTAGAGAATGCCTGGCAAGAGAGTGTCAAGACTGAAACTCCTATGGACATAGTTTCCTCCTTGAGGGGGTAAGTTTTTCTAGCATGTTTAGTAGTATAAAGATAATGTTTCTTGAAACATCCACTGGATTTTATTTGAATGCTTGAATTGGCTCCAACTTCAAAGCAATCCTGTTCTTGCATGGTTTTTAAACTCTGGTCCATACTATAGTAAGTTGGCTGACAAGCAAAATATTCGTTTGCATATTGGGCCTGCAGTTATGAGAAAGAGAGAAGGCTGCGTGTTGCTATTATACATGGACTGGCAAGAATGGCAGCAATCATGGCTACCACCTATAGACCATATTTGGGTGTTGGTCTAGGACCTTTATCGGTATGTATAAACACACACAGTTTTTGTTACTCAAAGCACAGATCTCATTCTCTTTTCAgtaagatttaaaattagttatgaAGTATGTCACCATCAATTTTATTGGATTTCTGAAATAAGGTTCGGAAATCGGAACTATATTATCTCATTACCATCCTCCTAAGAGCATTACTGAAGAACTCTATACTAAAACTACTTGAACTGCATACTAAAATTATTTACCTGTAGTTTTTGACCAAGTTGCGGATACCACACCCTGGAAGAGTTGGTGGCAGATTCTTTATCAAGTATGGAATGCCTGCGATGCTGAGCTGGGTGCTTGGTGGCAACAGGTGCACACCAAAATTATTAATTACTGTCATGTGTTCCCATTTCAAGCACATATGCAATAGTAATAGGTTTCCATTAGTTTAAATGTCCCACGCAAAGAAATAAACATCACCCAGGCTCTGTTCTTAGTTCCCAATTACCATATCCGTACTCATGCAAATGGAACTTTTCATTGTGTACAGCTCAAAGCTAGAAGGAAGACCTTTAAGCTGCCGACTTTCTGACAAGGTACGTTGTCATAGTAACCGTAAATTTGATTTCGTACCAGCATTTAATATTTACTGACATCTAGCATCAATCTGAAGGCAAATGACCAGCTTTATCGATGGTTTGAGGATGATGACGCGCTGGAACAAGCTATGGGTGGAGAGTATGTTCTTTGTTTCTTCTTTTTCATTTCATTTCGTTAAACAAGTGTTTGCTTTATTACTTTATTTCAGCACTtttgaacaaaaaaaaatcattcaTAATACTATTTGCAGATGGTACCTCTTCCCAACAAGTGAAGGAAACAGCAATAGCTTGCAGCCCATTCGTTTAATTAGGGACGAGCAGAGGTCACTCTCTGTTGGGTATGTCTAAATAGCAAATTCATTTCTGCCCTAGTTGCACTCAATCAAGGCTTTATGGAACAAAACAAATGAATTTTCTTTTGCAGAAGCCGGTCAGATCCTAGTGACCCAGATTCTTCCCTATCATTGTCCTTTCCACAGGTTAGTTAATCGAAATGATGACAGTGTTTTAACTAACTTCTCATGTGTTGCATTGTACAAGGCCTCTATCCATAAACTGCTTGTACCAGTCTTCAGTTTTCTGAACTTCATTGCAGATATCAGAAAGGCATGCTACTATCACATGCAAGAATAAGGCTTTCTATCTGACTGACCTCGGGAGTGAACATGGTACCTGGATTACCGAGTAAGCCCTGAAAGAACCATGGTTCTATGGCCTTCCTCGAGAATTTCAGTAGCAAGATTTTACTCACTGACCTTCATGTGATTGTCCAGCAATGAAGGTAGACGTTACCGCGTGCCACCAAACTTCCCAGTTCGTTTCCGTCCCTCCGATGTCATTGAGTTTGGTTCTGATAAGAAGGTAGCTATACTACTGTCCTttgccttttatttttcttcacATTTGGTTTGTTCCTCTTATTTAGCCAATTGTTCATCCGATGGATATCATCCCTGAATTGATGTGAAACCTTTTCTTGTGAATTATGATCAACTTGTGCAAAACTTTACAGGCTATGTTCCGGGTGAAGGTGCTGAACACGCTCCCATACGAATCCGCAAGAAGTGGGAAGCAGCaggggcagcagcagcaacagcaagtCGCTCAGGCAGCATGAATGGAGACACCAGCCACCACTCCTATCATCAGCCACACTGTACTGTTCAGCATTCGGTAAAGACGCGACACTGCATCACAGGAAGGATATAGGAGATACGTCAAAGCAGATGTTATTTTTGCATCCATCGATGCCAAACAGGATTTTGAATACTAGCACCTAACGGATTGAAACGATGAAATTACAGTTCTACCAGAGGAACTGATGAGTTGTACAATAGGGATAGGCAATTTAGCTATTGTCGGACCGTGTACATTATTGTACCATCACCGAAAATATTGTAATTAAATTATGGCACGAGCACAGTAACACTTTGATCATGTAATATAGTGTATAGTTATTTAGCTCTGAGTCAGACAAGATATGATTTGTTCTTCTACCAGTGCCAGCTCCTCGAACTGCTAAAGTTTCTTTGAAATTTATGCAAATTGAAAAAAAATGTTCCTATAAAACTATTTCAGGATCCATATGAAATTTCTACATTCCAAACGTTTTGGAGGGGCGGGCGGGGTTGCCTGCGAGGCTGCAGCTGCAAGAGATGCGACCCCAGGCACCCCGCGCGGCATTTTGAACTACGAAATCACCCACCGGGAGTTGGGGGGCCATCGCCGTGCGTCAGGGGCGGCCGCCGCGCCTCCCCGTCGTCCGGCATCGGCCGCCGCCGCGCCTTCCCGTCCTCCGGCATGGGGAGTCCGTTGGATCACTTTTGCTCGGTCCAGATTGACACAGATTGGGCTTTTAGAAAACGCAGGAAACGCAGATCACTAGCTTCCCAAGTCCCAGGCCCATTGAGGACCGAGCTTGGCTCGCTCGCCAGGTGTGCCAGCGGCCGGGCGTGAGTTCGATCCCCGGATCTGACACTCGCGTGCCTCACGGGGTTTCCTACATATCTGCAGCTTTACGTGTGAATGCGTCACAACGGTCAGAGTGACATGTCCGTCATATGCGAAGCCTAAAAGACTTCGGATATCTCTCAGCAGCCATGTACAGCCTCTTCGTGCTAGCGCACTAGGGTGTATAAGTTCAGATAGTACAACTTGTACTCGAAGAgctgagacaaaaaaaaaaaatcccagaCCGATATGGCAGCCCACGCCgaggccgccgccggcggccatGGGACCCTTGCCAAGGTCTCCCTCTCGTCGGTCTCGGCCACCATGGCGGAGGCCTCCACCTACCCCTTAGACGCAGTCAAGAAGCGCCTCCAGCTCCACCGCAGCCCCGGTGGTGCGGGCGGGCGCGGCGTAATCCGGGTCAAGGAAAAAAAATCTTGACGAGAAAAAAACGAGATTTCCGATAATCCCGTTTCTCGCCTGGGCCCGGTAATTTCAGTTACCGCTCAAAATTTTCGGCCATTTTGAATTTGGGCCCGCGAAAAAAGCCCGCTGGATGGCTGGCCCAAATACCcacctccatatatatatatatatattcctcaGTCCTTCTCTAACCCTAAAGCCTATCCATTCGTCCACCAGACTTGTCGCCACGGCCGCCGCCTGCCACTCGTCTCCCTCACCAAGGCTGCTTGGTGGTGCAGGAGCTGCACTGGTGCTTCAACGCTGCTTGTTCTTGTTTGCTGCTCGTCTCCCTCCCCAACGTTGCTGCACTGGTGCCACTCGTCTCCCTCCCCAACGTTGCCCTCCATCCTCACGACCTCACTGCTCGGTTCCATaggtacaatagctctatttcCATTTGATTTTGAGAGTCTAGTGTTTGACGTGTTCATTTCAAGCTTGCCAGGACGTGTGCGTCTCTTCTGTGACGGTGACTGGGGGTAGGGATGATGATGCACATTCACGCCCTCCAGCTTGTCAACCTGCTACTCGAGGCGAGGGTGATGCTTCGTCGAGTGGTGTTGCTGGTAGAGTGCCGATGATAGACACTAGTGCTGCGGTTGAGGTGGTTGCAAAAAATGGCAAATCAACACATTGTGGTATGACTATGGGAGATTTATAGTAAATGTTTAACTTTCTCAATTGTTGTGCACATGTTGATGACCACCAAGCTATTTGAATGATAATTTTGAATGAATTTGATGGCAACAAAATTTATCTATGATATCTAAAATGAACTATATAGGTTTTGCCAATGCCAATAGCTGAACTCCTTTTGTTGCAACAATAGCACATAAATGATTTTTTTTGGTTATGTAGTTCAAGAAAATGTGTTAAACAAACACTGCATGTGGTGTTGTATGACCTGCAAGCTGACTGTAATGATTTTGAATGAACTTGATGCCTACAAATTGTATCTATGATATCTAAAAAACGAACACTGCATTTGGTGCTACATGACAGTAGCAcataattgatttttttttctgttaTGCTACTCAATATAATGTGTTAACACTACATGTGGTGCTGTAGGGAGACGAGTGAAGTTAAACGGACCAATTGAGGTCACTTGGAGCCATGGAGAGCCTTTTCCCCACCCTCATGGTGCTGGCTTTAAGTGCTTTTATTGTTTCAAAAAGGTAAAGGGTGGAGGTGTGACTCGTCTAAAGGAGCATCTCATCGGAGCGACTGAAAATATAGCAGATTGCCCAAATGTGCCAGCTTATATTAAGGATTTaatgtcaagtgaacttgtgaaAGGAAAAGTCAGGAGGAAAAGAAGTAGTCAGATTCATCTCTTTGCTGAAAAGGAGGTTATGGCAGtgttgatgtttcaccaccgatagcctgccacgggggtacctggggcagtttgtttgggcttcagcgtatgcagaactcgacagtaaacgcaagagacagtcgatttatcctggttcggaccctcgatcgttgatcgagtaatagccctacgtccagtcggcgttagcctttgcgttggattgattgtcaagtgttctcTCTCTTGCCTCTAGGAACctcgccctcctttatatagtcaggaggtcagagtcctagtcggtttacaatgagagttcctagtaggattacagaatactactactactaagattacatggaaagaatcctagttagactagatcttctcccttccttgaggggtatcccgtgggtcccgtatcaacaagcccccgagcacttcatggttgagttctggaagcctcgtcttgttccttcaggtcttgccaagtaggaacaagcgtcgtctgagtgctttcttgagcgaaaccgtgtagcgcttcatgagatcttcgggtggtgtgtacttttttgaagaaaaagtactcccatctgggtgtagcccccgagcctcttgctatttggaacaaggagctggagggtcttgtcttgaaattgctctgattcttcgtcgaagggctcctgagcatatacccgggttctttatcaaaaagaacttggatatagctcggtccgggttctttttgtcgtgaggccttgaagtggtctgtcttgaagaagtcttcttggtgacgtgcgctttttcgaagaaaaaagtgcactcactgagtgtagcccccgagcctcttgctatttggaacaaaaagttggagggtcttgaatcttatgttgtttgaaaactcctgttttgaagaagtcttctgagtgatgtgcgcttttttaaagaaaaagtgcactcactgagtgtagcccccgagcctcttgctatttggaacaaagagttggagggtcttgaatcttatgttgtttgaaaaactaAAAACCTCTCATGTTGCAGCCCTCGATCATATatctgggttcttttattcaaaaagaactcggatacagggtcttggcatattctctggtagtctgctgagcgtttgtatggcttttatctgCGCCGTGTAATCAACTCGGTAAgatttgtcaagtgcttgtctggctttcgtctgtgccatgtaaataactcggtatatgtagatcgttgtgttgacaaactttcttgatttgtcgagtgcttgtctggctttcatctgcgtcgtgtaaacaactcggtatatgtagatcgttgtcttgacaaactttcttgatttgccgagtgcttgtctggctttcgtctgcgccgtgtaaacaacttggGGTAAGTAGATCTTTGTCTTGACAACCTTTTtcttcttgttagtactgaaaagacttaggaccagcgatctcaagtatcttcagcttcttctttttagcctttttgcttaactcgagatgtggccagcatctggctctttccctggttgtaaaaacatcttTGGATCGGTTCAGGTGTTGGCTTATCACCTACCCTCATcggtaggctcaagcatcttttcgtcTTTTTTGTtcacggccggtatgctcaggcataatttcatccattttgctttttggttcgggtgttagcttattagctaccctcatcggtgggcttaagcatcttttcagcttttttgctctctaCCGGTATGCTCAGatataatttcagccattttgctttttggttcgggtgttagcttattagctaccctcatcggcgggctcaagcatcttttcagctcatttgctctcggccggtatgctcaggcataatttcagtcattttgctttttggtttgggtgttagcttattagctaccctcattgacgggctcaagcatcttttcaactcttttgctctcggctagtatgctcaggcataatttcagccattttgctttttgattcgagtgttagcttattagctaccctcatcagcgggctcaagcatcttttcagctcttttgctcttggccgatatgctcaggcataatttcagccattttactttttggttcgggtgttagcttattagctaccctcatcggcgggctcaagcatcttttcagctcttttgctctcggtcggtatgctcaggcataattttagccattttgctttttggttcgggtgttagcttattagctacccttagggctcaagcatcttttcagctcttttgctctcggtcggtatgctcaggcataatttcagccattttgctttttgatttaggtgttagcttattagctaccctcatcggcgggctcaagcatcttttcagctcttttgccctcggtcggtatgctcaggcataatttcagctattttgctttttggttcgggtgttagcttattagctaccctcatcgacgggcttaagcatcttttcagctcttttgctctcggccggtatgcttagtgaaaacaactgagggaaagccataataagacatatgttgtcgaggaacaccatctttattgatcatgaacgttgatatgcttagtgaaaacaactgggggaaagccataataagacatatgttgtcgaggaacaccatctttattgatcttgaacgttgatctcttgtggcttgtatatatattcttccttgagttttcatgcgtagaatcttcttagttggctgatgtgccatgtattgttgacttcttttccatctttagttatcaacttgtacgtgcctggtccggtgacttgtgataataaaaggaccttcccatggactgagtagttaaTGGCAtccgttagttttttgtattcttcttagtaccaggtctctgatttggagtgatcgaggctagGTATTCttattgtagtggcgtcttaaaccttggaggtatctggttgattgaagggtagcgtttactctgacttcttctatattgtcgagttctaatctttgggtgtgttctgcttctccttcgtcatattgttctatccttggtgacgtccagatcaagtcggtaggtagtacgacttctgatccataaactaggaagaaaggtgagtgtccggtggctctgcttatttgagttcgtagcccccatactactttgggtaattcttcaatccatttggatccatagtccactagttcttcatataatcttggttttaattcggctagtatgagtccattagccctttctacctatccgttggcttctggatgtgcgactgatgcgtaatctatgccgaagccgcaatcttatgcccaactttggaattctatagctataaagggagaacccaaatctgtgatgattcgattgggcatgccgaagcggtgcataatgtcttggatgaactcgactgctttggctgcgctgtattttgcgagtggtttgtattcaatccacttggtgaacttgtcaattgctacaaagatgtactcgaaaccgccctttgctttcttgagaggtcctacttgatccagctcccagtaggagaaaggccaagcaggtgggatgcagatgagattgtgagctggtacatgagcttgtcttgcaaacatttgataacctttgcattttctgatgagttcttctacgtctttcaaagtggttggccagtagaattcggtgcggaatgctttgccgactagtgttcttgaagcggcatgattttcacagcaacctgagtgtat
This region includes:
- the LOC136495372 gene encoding zeaxanthin epoxidase, chloroplastic-like isoform X2 produces the protein MLSTTRASPKATSLPSSWASQTAIPLHPVSRRNRALRLLALPSPSAPRQRRSRPGLPPARAGLVATAAMPTAPEPKKARVLVVGGGIGGLVFALAAKRKGFEVLVLERDMSAVRGEGRYRGPIQLQSNALAALEAVDAAAADEIMDSGCITGDRVNGIVDGVSGSWYIKFDTFTPAAERGLPVTRVISRMTLQQILARAVGDDAILNGSHVVDFIDDGSKVTAILEDGRKFEGDLLVGADGIWSKVRKTLFGHSDATYSGYTCYTGIANFVPPDIDTVGYRVFLGHKQYFVSSDVGAGKMQWYAFYNEEAGGTDPENGKKKRLLEIFDGWCDNVVDLINATDEEAVLRRDIYDRPPTINWGKGRVTLLGDSVHAMQPNLGQGGCMAIEDGYQLAVELENAWQESVKTETPMDIVSSLRGYEKERRLRVAIIHGLARMAAIMATTYRPYLGVGLGPLSFLTKLRIPHPGRVGGRFFIKYGMPAMLSWVLGGNSSKLEGRPLSCRLSDKANDQLYRWFEDDDALEQAMGGEWYLFPTSEGNSNSLQPIRLIRDEQRSLSVGSRSDPSDPDSSLSLSFPQISERHATITCKNKAFYLTDLGSEHGTWITDNEGRRYRVPPNFPVRFRPSDVIEFGSDKKAMFRVKVLNTLPYESARSGKQQGQQQQQQVAQAA
- the LOC136495372 gene encoding zeaxanthin epoxidase, chloroplastic-like isoform X1, giving the protein MALLSATSPVKAHFSALLFCHDEPQQHQHALPVPHPQSFGGGNKARQRARGRCAAASMRLPDASVASAPAPAAAAGEARRKKKPRVLVAGGGIGGLVFALAARRKGYDVTVFERDMSAVRGEGQYRGPIQIQSNALAALEAIDMSVAEEVMRVGCVTGDRINGLVDGMSGSWYIKFDTFTPAAERGLPVTRVISRMTLQQILARAVGDDAILNGSHVVDFIDDGSKVTAILEDGRKFEGDLLVGADGIWSKVRKTLFGHSDATYSGYTCYTGIANFVPPDIDTVGYRVFLGHKQYFVSSDVGAGKMQWYAFYNEEAGGTDPENGKKKRLLEIFDGWCDNVVDLINATDEEAVLRRDIYDRPPTINWGKGRVTLLGDSVHAMQPNLGQGGCMAIEDGYQLAVELENAWQESVKTETPMDIVSSLRGYEKERRLRVAIIHGLARMAAIMATTYRPYLGVGLGPLSFLTKLRIPHPGRVGGRFFIKYGMPAMLSWVLGGNSSKLEGRPLSCRLSDKANDQLYRWFEDDDALEQAMGGEWYLFPTSEGNSNSLQPIRLIRDEQRSLSVGSRSDPSDPDSSLSLSFPQISERHATITCKNKAFYLTDLGSEHGTWITDNEGRRYRVPPNFPVRFRPSDVIEFGSDKKAMFRVKVLNTLPYESARSGKQQGQQQQQQVAQAA